GGATTATGCTCAATTGGTGTCATCAAGAAAAAGGCCGAACCTATGGGCTATAAGACATATATTGTGCCTGGATCAAGCTTTGTTAAAAAAATAGTAATGGAAAACAAGTTCAAGGCAGTCATAGGCGTTGCATGCCATGAGGATTTGAATCAGATGATGATGCTTCTTTCGGATTTTTGCCCGCAGGGCGTATTGCTTAAAAAAACAGGATGCTTTGAAACAAGGGTGGATGTCGGTGAAGTATTGAAAATAATCAATTCCAAAGACTAATCAAAATACTTCATGAAATCCAGAGATTCAGGCGTTTGGCTGAATTCCTCTATGAAAGCTTTCAAATCATTAATGAATTCTTCTTTTCTTTCCTGTAAATCTTCAATTTGGGAATAATCCTTTTTTATTGCGATATTCATTATGATATCATCAGTTTCCAAGTTAATTTCAGGCAAAAGCAAAGTGTCAATTTCATCCATTATTTCAACCCCTTCCAAGTTCCTTATGAGCTCTTGCCAAGTGTCCGGCAGCCAATGCACCGATAAGGGACAATTCCCCTGCAAGAACCGTACTTGCAACGATTTCGGCAAATTCATGGGCTTTGCCTGAACCGGCAACACCTAAAATATTCAATCCTTCATTTGCAGCTTCAAGACTTGTTCCTCCGCCTACAGTGGCAATAGGCAAGTCAGGCAAGTTAACTGAGAAGTATAAATCTCCGTCACGAGCTTCGGCAGTCGTAATGCCCAGAGAACCTTCAACGACATGAGCCGCATCCTGGCCCGTAGCCAAAAAGATTGCTGCAACCATGTTTGCATAATGCGCATTGTATGCGTGAGAAGCACTGACAGCTGAGCCTATAAGGTTTTTGGCTATATTAACCTCTTCCATGGCTTCCGCCGTGGTTTTAAGTTTCTGATTAACGATATCCTTAGGAATCAGGATGTCTGCAACAACGCTTTTTCCCCTTCCTTCAATGATATTGATTGCCGCAGGCTTCTTATCGACGCAGGCATTTCCGCTTAAGGCAATGTGTCTGGCAGTCGTTTCGCTGGCCATCTTGTCGAGAATCTTTTCGGTGGCTATCGTGACCATGTTCATGCCCATACTGTCTCCTGTGGAATATACGAAGCGAGGATAAACATAAACGCCCGCAATTAATATCGGATCGATTTTAAGGAGTTTTCCGTGTGATGTTGTGGATTCGGCAATTTCTTTAAGTTCAGCGAAATTATCAATAAACCATTCCTTAATCCTTATGGACTCTGATGCGTTTTCGGTTTTGATTACCGGAGCTCTGGTCATGATGTCTGATATGACGTGTGCATTGACTCCGCCTGATGCAGTAATGGTGGAAGCTCCCCTGTTTATTGATGCGACAAGCGCTCCTTCAGAGGTTGCAAGAGGAACGAAAACTTCCCTTTTGCATTTATCCCCATTGATTTTTAAAGGACCTGCAATACCCATAGGCAATTGCAGAACTCCGATTGAATTTTCAATGTTTCTGGCGGAAGCCCTTTCCATATCCAGAGAATAATTGGCTATATTGTCCAGTTTAATTGAATATTTCCTTTCAAGGAATTCCCTTCTGATGTCTGTGGCTTCACTGGCTGAAACTTCCCTGTCGACCTGGTAAAGTTTCATTTCACCGTTCAAAAGTTTATCAATAATTTCTGAGTGATTCATCTTAAATTTCCCTTTTAATTAATTCAACGATTTCTGACGGCATTTTTGCAACTTCAACGCCGGCGTCATTCAATGCTTCGGTCTTGCTTGCTACGGTACCGG
This is a stretch of genomic DNA from Methanobrevibacter millerae. It encodes these proteins:
- the hmgA gene encoding hydroxymethylglutaryl-CoA reductase (NADPH) is translated as MNHSEIIDKLLNGEMKLYQVDREVSASEATDIRREFLERKYSIKLDNIANYSLDMERASARNIENSIGVLQLPMGIAGPLKINGDKCKREVFVPLATSEGALVASINRGASTITASGGVNAHVISDIMTRAPVIKTENASESIRIKEWFIDNFAELKEIAESTTSHGKLLKIDPILIAGVYVYPRFVYSTGDSMGMNMVTIATEKILDKMASETTARHIALSGNACVDKKPAAINIIEGRGKSVVADILIPKDIVNQKLKTTAEAMEEVNIAKNLIGSAVSASHAYNAHYANMVAAIFLATGQDAAHVVEGSLGITTAEARDGDLYFSVNLPDLPIATVGGGTSLEAANEGLNILGVAGSGKAHEFAEIVASTVLAGELSLIGALAAGHLARAHKELGRG